The DNA segment GGGTTCATCGAGTCCCTGCCCAGGGGCTACGACACGCCCCTGGCGGAAACCGGGTCGAGCCTCAGCGGCGGCCAGCGCCAGCGCCTGGCCATCGCCCGCGCCCTCCTCCAGGACCCGCCCATCCTGATCCTCGACGAGGCCACCAGCGCCCTCGACACGGAGAGCGAGCGCGCCGTGCAGGCGGCCCTGGAAACCCTCATGCAGGACCGCACCACCCTCGTCATCGCGCACCGCCTCAGCACCATCCAGCGCGCCACCCGGATCTGCGCCCTCAAGCAGGGCCGCATCGTCGAGCAGGGCACCCACGACGACCTCCTGGCCCGGCAGGGCGAATACGCGCGGCTGCACAAGATGCAGTTCGCGGAAGCCTGATGCTGCGGTCGGACTTCCACTTCGATCTCCCCCCGGATCTCATCGCGCAGCACCCCGCGAAGGACCGCGACGGCGCGCGGCTGCTGGTGGTGGACGCCCCGTCCGGCACCTGGTCGCACCGCGGGATCCGCGACCTTCCAGAGCTCGTGCCCACGGGCAGCCTGTGCATCCCCAACGACGTGCGGGTGCGCCACGCCCGGCTGTTCCTGCGGCGGTCGGGCGGAGGCGCGGGAGAGGCCCTCCTGTTGCGCAGCCTGGGCGAAGGCCGCTTCGAGGCCCTGATCCGCCCCGGCGCTCGGCTGAAACCCGGCGCATCGGCCACGGTGGTGGATCCCGCTTCCGGCGCGGAACTGGCCCGGCTCGACGTCCTGGAGACGCTCCCCGAAGGCCTGCGGAGGGTGCGGGTCCACGCGGATCACGGCCTCGACTGGGACGAGATCGACCGGATCGGCCGGCTGCCCCTGCCGCCCTACATCGAGCACGCGGCGGAAGCCGAGGACGAGACCCGCTACCAGACCGTGTTCGCCGCGGCGGAAGGCGAAGCGGTGGCGGCCCCCACGGCGGGGCTCCACTTCACGCCCGCGCTGATCTCCGCCCTCGAATCGCGCGGTTGCGGCTGGCATCCGGTGCGGCTCCACGTGGGGCTCGGCACCTTCCGGCCCATGACCGCCGACCGCCTCGAAGACCACGCCATGCACGAGGAGCGCTTCGAGATCCCCGCGGCCACGGCCGTCGCCCTGGAGCCCGTCCTGCGGGACCGCTCCCGGCCCGTGCTGTGCGTGGGCACAACCTCCCTGCGCACCCTCGAAGGCGCCTGGGACGGCGCGAGCCTGGCGCGGGAGGGCGCCACGCGGCTGTTCATCACGCCCGGCTACTGCCTCCGCACCGCCGACCACCTGCTGACGAACTTCCACCTGCCGGAGAGCACCCTGTTCGTCCTGGTGTCGGCGCTCCTGGGCCTCGACCTCGCCCAGGCGGCCTACGCCGAAGCGGTGAAGGCGCGGTACCGGTTCTTCAGCTACGGCGACGCCATGCTGATCTTGAACGCGCGGTCGTCCGGCTAGAGGTATTCCACGAACTGGTGGATTACCGGGATGCGATGGCGCTTGCCCTTGGTGGCCTGGAGGATGCTCGTCACCGACATGCCCAGGCACCACAGGAGCCACAGCGGCAGGAAGAACCGGACGGAGATGGGCCCGAAGATCGGGAACAGGCCCAGGATCAGCATCGCCAGGGTGACGGAGCACTCCGTGAAGGCCAGGATCACGCCCTGGCGCGCGTGCCACAGGAGCTCGGGATCCTCGCGGTTGCGCATGTAGGGCAGGAAGGCCCAGGGACCCGCGTAGCACAGGATCAGGTCTCGCAGGCGCTCCCCGACGTAGAGGGGAGTCTGGACATCCACGGGCACGGCAACCTCCGGCTCGAGGATAGCGCCTAGCGTCCCCGCAGGGCCACCAGCAGAGCCATCAGGAGCAACACCACCGCGTAGCTCTGCTTCAGCCTGGCGCCCCGGATCCGGGTGGCCGCGCGGGCGCCGGCGAGGGCCCCGACCGCGAATCCCCCTGCCACGCCCGCGATCACCACCCACGGCAGCCCGCCCTGGGCCTTGGCGTACACGTAGACCCCCGGCAGGCCGATGGGCGGAAGCAGCATCATCAGGCTGGTGAGCTGCGCTTCGTGCTGGGTCATCCGGAACCGCGCCGCCAGCAGGGGAATCACCACCACCGCGCCGCCCAAGCCCGTCAGGCCCGACACCACCCCCGCCAGCAGACCGATGGGAAGGCCCCAGGACCACAGGCCCGTGGACAGGTCCAGGGGCTCGATGCTGCGGTCCACCGCCGGCGGTTCCGCCCGGGAGAAGGTCTTGAGGGCGAGGAACACCAGGAAGGCGGCGTACCCCCAGCGGAGGGTCTCGGAGGGAATGAGGTTGGCGACCTGCGCCCCGCCGTAGATCCCGAACAGGAAAGCCAGGACCAGAACGCCCACCAGCCGCACGCTGCTGTGGATCCCCCGGCTGCGGTACTGGAGCACGGCGGGCAGTCCCGTGGGCAGCAGCATGGCCGCGAGGGTGGCCCCCTGCGCGCGGTGCTGGTCGAGGTGCAGGACCGCGGCCAGGAGCGGGACCATCACGCTTCCGCCTCCCACGCCGAACAGCCCCGAGAGAAGCCCCCCGCACAGCCCCGTTCCCAGGCCGGCCAGAAAGGGGTGCGAATCCGCGAGCACGGGACCTCCCAGGGAGGGAACCCGCCGCGGGCCGGCGCCCCTTTCCTGATTCTCGCGTCCGCTGTGGTCCAATGGAAGTCCGGAGGCCCAGGGTGCAGCTCCAGTTCAACGACGACGTGGTGCTCGACAGCCGGCGGGCGGTGTGGCTGCCGCGCCAGCGGACCCTCGTCCTGTCGGACCTCTTCTTCGGGCTGGGAGCCGCGCGCCGCCGCCGGCCGGATCCCCTGCCCGCCGCCCCCCAGCTCGAGATCTGGGAGCGCCTGTTCAGCCTCATCGACGACCACGATCCGGCCCAGATCGCCCTGCTCGGCGACCTCAAGCCCAACCAGGGCTCCCTGGAGGGCGACGAGGCGGACGAGCTGCGCACCATCTTCCGCAAGCTCCAGGGCGGAGGACGCCAGGTGGTGCAGGTGGTGGGCCACCCCGAGCGCAGCGGCGGACCCGCCCTCCAGGGGACGGGCATCCAGCCGGTGGAGCAGCACCGCGTGGGTCCCTTCACCCTGATGCACCGCCGCCGGATCTTCGTCTATCCCCGCCACGACTCGTCCCAGGGCTTCTGGATCAACGGCGGCGTGCACCCCCTCTTCGCGGTCCCCGGCCCCGGCCCCACCGGGGAGCCCGATTGGATGCGCCTTCCGGCCTTCCTCTACACCGGCTTCGCCCTGGTCATGCCGCCCTTCGTCAGCTACGCCCAGGGCTTCGAGGTCATCCAGGGCGAGCGCCTGCCGCGCCAGGCCCGCGCCTGGAAGCTGCTGGCGGACCGGCTCAGCCCCCTGGACCTGACGCAACTCCCGCCGGCCCCGGAGCACCTCCGCACCCTCACGCGGCCGGTCCGGAAATCCCGGGAACCCGGCGCCAAGCCCGCGGAATAGGCCTACTTCTTCTTGGCCTTCGGCAGGCCCGCCCCGCCGCGGAACGCCCGGCCGTCGTCCAGCTGGAGGTCCCAACCCAGCCGGTCGCCCTTTTTCAGGCCCACCCGCTTGAAGGTGCCGGCGGGAAATTCGATGAAGTGGCGGGCGGGCACCATGCCGCCGTAGGTGGGGCAGTCGTCGCCGCGCATGGGGCTGCAGGGCGGGACCTGCTCGGCGGTCTCCACCACGCGCCCTTCGGCGTCCACCCACGCCACGTCCAGGGCGATCAGGCAGTTCTTCATCCAGATGGCGTGGCTGCCGTCCTCGCCGTAGACGAAGAACATGCAGCGGTCCTTCGCCAGGCTCTGGCGGTACATCAGGCCCTTGGCCTTCTCGGGTTCCGTGGAGGCCACCTCGGCCATGAACGCCGTCTGCTTGAAGGCGACGGTACCCCCGCCTCCCGCCAGCAGCGGCAGGGACAGCAGGGCGGCGAAGAATGGGCGCATGCGGACTCCTGGGGGCTCCATTATCCGCGAAGTGCCGCGAACCCGGATCATTATACCTCGCAAGATGTGGCACCCTGGAGGGGCCATGCGTTCCTTCGCTTTGCCGCCCTTGGTCCTTCCCCTGCTCTGCGCGCATCTCATCGCGGTGGGCCCGGACGCGGGCCTTCGCGCCCTGCGCACCCGAGAGGCCATCCGCCTCGACGGCCGCCTGGACGAGGCCGTCTGGCGGGAAGCGGCCTGCGCCTCGGACTTCACGCAGGAGTGGCCCCAGCGCGGCCGGCCCGCCCGGCAGCGCACCGAGGTGCGCTGCCTCTACGACGACCGCTTCCTCTACGTGGGCGCGCGGATGCACCACGACCGCGCCCTCGACGGCGGCCGCGCCACGGTGGTGCGCCGGCTCCACCGCCGAGACCAGGACAGTCAGGGGGACTGGTTCGGCGTGGCCCTGGACACCACCTGCGACCGCCGCACCGCCCTCGTCTTCGAGGTGAACGCCGCCGGCGTGCAGAAGGACCAAGTCATCTACGGCGACACCACCTTCGACGCGAGCTGGGACGGCGTATGGGAAAGCGCCGTCTCCACGGACGAGGAGGGCTGGACGGCGGAGTTGAAGATCCCGCTGTCCCTGCTCCGCTTCCGGGCCGGCGGCGGCCCGCTCGCCTGGGGCGTGAACTTCAGCCGCGTGGATCAGGGCGCGCTGCGGGAATCGACCCGCTGGAAGGTGGTGCCCCGCGGCGAGAACGGATTCGTCAGCCGCTTCCCGGACCTCACGGGCCTGGAGGGCCTGGCGCCCCAGCCGCGGCGGGAGTTCATCCCCTACCTGGGCGCCTCCCGGAAATTCGAAACCGCCCGCGCCTTCGACGACCGCCGGTTCGAAGGGCGCGCCGGCTTGGACGCCCGCTGGAGCCCCGATTCCCACAGCCAAGTGGACCTCTCCGTCCGCCCCGACTTCGGGCAGGTGGAGGTGGACCAGACGGTGCTCAACCTCGGCACCGTGGAGACCTTCTTCCCCGAGAAGCGGCCGTTCTTCCTCGAAGGCATGGACGTGTTCCGGGTGGCGGGGCCCGATCTCCTCTACAGCCGTCGAATTGGACATGGATTGTCCGATCCGGATCTGAATCCTGGCGAGACCTTGCAGGACCGGCCCGGCGCCACCGACATCACCGCCGCCGCGAAGTACACCGCCAAGTACGCGTCGGGCACCAACCTCGGGATCCTGGGCGCCAGCGTGGAACCGGCGCGCGCCACGCTCCAGGACGCGGAAGGCAGGTCCTTCCCGCGCGAGATCTCCCCCCTTTCCAACTTCGGCGTGGTCCGCGTCCAGCAGTTGATGGACGGGCGCGGGAGCTACCTCGGCGGGTTCGTGTCGGAGATGCGGCAGGCCGGCCCCGAAGGGCGCGCCGCCCAGGTCCAGGCGGTGGACGGGGCCTACACGACGCAGGACCGCGGGGGCCTGCTGGAGGCCACCCTCGTCCGCAGCCAGGCGGGGCCCAAGGACGACCAGGCCCAGGGCTGGCGCGGCCGGCTGCGGGCCCACGGGGAATGGCGCAGCGGCTGGAGCGCGGAGTTCCAGGCCATCAACGCCAGCCGCGACTACGATCCCAACGACGTGGGCTACCTCAACCGCGCGGACGAGCGGAAGACCTACGCCGAACTCGCGCGCCGCTGGGATCGCACCTGGGGCGTCCTGCGCAACTGGGAGTGGGGCGTGGCCCACACCGCCGCCCAGGACCAGGCGGGGCGCACGTTCCAGCGCAGCCTCAACACCTGGGCCCGCACCGACTTCACCAACTTCGTCTCCCTGTGGGGCGGCGGCGGCGTGGACCTGGCCGCCGACGACGATCGGGAGCTGCGCACCTACACGGAGCCCTGCAAGAAGTACCTGGCCCGGCCCAGCCTGCCCTGGGCGAACCTCGGCATCGACACGCCGGGCAACCGGCCGTGGTACCTCAAGCTCACCACCAGCCGCTCCTGGTCGGAGGGCGGGCCGTCCACGGATGCCACCCTGTTCCAGATCGTGAAGCCCGCGGACCGGATGGAGCTCCAGTTCTCGACCTCCATCAGCCGGGAGGAAGGCGAGCTGAAGTGGCTGGAGACGCCCGCCACCACACCCATCGTGGGCCTCCGCCGCCTCAGCCAGTTCAACCAGACCCTGCGCGTGGCCTACGCGTTTCATCCCAACCTGACCGTCCAGCTGTTCAGCCAGTGGCTGGCCGCCAACTGGAACTACCGCGACCTGAAGCACTACGTGGACGACCAGACCCTGGCCTCGGGCCTGCCCGACGACCAGCCGCTGGGCACCAGTCCCGAGACCGCCTTCAGCTACCGCACCTGGAACGTGAACCTGATCACGCGCTGGGAATTCCGGCCGGGCTCCGCCTTCTTCCTGGTCTACACCCACGGGGCGAGCACGGACGCCCTCATCAACGACCGGGCCAGCCTGTCGCCCCGCCCGGACCTCGCCATCCTCCGCCGCCTCCCGTCGGACGACATCGTCCAGGCCAAGATCAGCTGGCTGTTTCGCTGAGCCACGCCGCGACGCGATCCGCGTCGGCCTCCGTGTGGAACCCGTGGAAGGCGATGCGGAGGTAGCCCTCGCGCACCGACGCGAAGACGCCGTGGCGGTAGCCGCTGTGAAGGAGCGCCTGCATGCGGTCCGCGCCGCGGCCTTCGTGATGGAAGCCGAGGATGGAGCCCAGGCGTCCGGCCCCCAGAAGCGCTTCCAGGCGCTCGGCGTCGGCGGCCCACGAGGACCCGCGCAGTCCCGCCAGGAGCCGCCGCTGGAGTTCGCCCACATGAGCGGAGATGGCGGGCACGCCCGCGCCGTTGATCAGGCGGAGGGATTCTCCGAGGGCGGAGGTCAGCAGCAGATTGGGACCGCCCGGCTCCAGCGATCGGCCATCCGGCAACCAGGCGCGGTTGAAGTCCGTGGACGGCCGCGAGAAGTCCGTGGCCTCCTCCACCGACAGCCATGTGCCCGAAGGCGACAAGGACTGTCGAAACGCCTCTTCCGTCCACAGGAGGCCCAGCCCCTGGGGCGCCAGCAGGCCCTTGTGGACGCCGGTGGCGAACGCGGCCAGCCCCTCCAGGTTTCCGGGCACGGTTCCTGCGGCCTGGATCCCGTCCACCACCAGGTGGACGCCCCGCTCCCGGCAGCCCGCCGCGAGCCGCCCCAGGTCGAGCTTGAGCCCGTCCTGGAAGCGCACCCAGGAGACGGCAAGGATCCGCGTGCGGGGTCCCAGGGCCTCCAGCAGCCGGGCCTCGGGGTTCACCCCCAGCGTGGGCGGCGCGCTGGCCCAGGCTTCAGCCCCGGCGGAGTGGCCCTCCCACAGCGGCACCTCGCGGAACGCCACGCCTCGGTTGCGAAGGGCCAGCCAGGGCCACGCGTTGGAGGGGAACTCGCCCAGCGGCGCCACCACCTCGTCTCCCGCGTGCCACGGAAAGCCCTGGGCCACCGCCAGAAGGCCGGTGGAGGTGCTGGCGCACAGGCTGACGTCCTCGGGCCGGCCGCCGAGCAGGGCCGCGCCCTCCCGCCGCGCCGCCGAGGGCAGGCCCTGGAAATCCTCCTCCCAGCGCACCTCCCAGGGCCGCAGCTCCTTGCCGAGAAACGCGGCTGCCGCCTCCGCCGCGGCGCGGGGAATGGGTCCTTCGGAGCAGTGCATCACCCACAGCCGGGCCGGATCCAGGTCGAACAGGGCCGGAGCGAGGGGGGGAGCGCTCATCCCCGACCCGCCGCCAGCAGGGCCTTGAGGCCCACGGGATAGAGGGGTTCCACCACTTCGCGCACCGCGGCGGCGTACTGCTGGATCTCCCACTGGGCGTGGCCGTCCGCCCGCAGGCGGATGAAGTGGGCCACGGCCTGCAGGCTGACGGTCCAGTAGACCTCCGAGTACAGCGCCACCGGCAGGACGCAGCGGGCCTGCTCGCGGCAGACGCCCAGGGTCAGCAGTTCCTTGTAGTGGGTCACGGCGCCGCGACAGCTCTCCAGGTAGCTCTCCTGCGCCCGGCCGCGATTCGCTGCGTCGATCTCGCCCTCGCTGCCCTGCTTGTTCACCTTCGCCTGGCGGCGGAACGCGGCAGGGACGAAGAACTCGTCCTCCGGAAACTCCACGTAGCGGCCGCTGATCTCGTTGAACTCCGATCCGATCCGATGCTTCATCCACTGCCGGAACACGAAGATCGGCGCCTTCACGTGCAGCGTCAGCGCCGTATGGCGGAAGGGCGAGGTGTGCTCGTGCTCCGCCAGATAGGCCACCAGCTTCGCGTCGCCGTCCTCGAAGGCCTCCTTCTTCTTCCCGAAGGACACCCGCGCCGCGTTCACCACCGACAGGTCGGAGCCCATGTGGTCCACGAGGCGGACGAAGCCCTTGTCCAGCACCTTGATCTCGGGATTCGCCATGGAGGACTCCGGGCTTCCAGCTTCGCGCGACCCCTGGGAGAATGGAAGGTCCGCCGGGAGCCCCCTGCAGTTCTTCTTCGCCCCTTCGGGGCTCAGGGCTGGAAGGCCCTGAACGCTACTCGCGACAGTCCCGCATTCGACCCATCTCCCCGGGAGCCACCCATGCAGTTCTTCATCGACACCGCCAACATCGACGAGATCAAGCGCATCCACGCGTTGGGGGTCCTCGACGGCGTGACCACCAACCCCAGTCTCATCGCCAAGGAGACGGGCAAGCCCTTCGAGGCCATCATCGAGGAGATCTGCGCGATCGTGGATGGTCCCATCAGCGCCGAGGTGATCGGGCTGGAGGCGCCGGGGATGATCGAGGAGGGCCGCCGCCTGTCGAAGATCCACCGGAACGTGGTGGTGAAGCTGCCGCTCATCGCGGAAGGACTGAAGGCCTGCAAAGCGCTCAGCGCGGAGGGGATCCGCACCAACGTGACCCTGTGCTTCAGCGCCACCCAGGCCCTGATGGCCGCCAAGGCCGGCGCCACCTACGTGTCCCCCTTCGTGGGCCGCCTGGACGACATCAACCTCGACGGGATGGAATTGATCCGCGAGATCGCCGCCATCTACGAGAACTACGGCTTCGAGACGCAGGTCCTGGCCGCCAGCATCCGCCAGCCCCGCCACGTGACCGACGCCGCCCTCGCCGGCGCCCACGTCGCCACCATCCCCACCAAGGTCTTCGACCAGATGCTCAAGCACCCCCTCACCGACAAGGGCGTCGAAGGCTTCCTGGCGGACTGGAAAAAGAGCGGGCGCTGAGGACGGGGCAGCTTCGGGGATTCGTGATCGATTCCTGAAACGCCCCCGGTACCATGGCGCTGGCCCCGATCCGGGCCGGAGGCTTTCCATGGATGCCATTACGTCTGTCCTTCGCCGCTGCGAGATCTTCTCGGGGCTTTCCGACGCCGATCTGGGCGTGATCGCCCAGGCCGCCCGCCGCCGGGAGGTGCCCGCCGGAACGCGCCTGTTCGAGCAGGGCGAGCCCCGCGCCGGGGCCATCGTCATCGCCGAGGGGCGGGTGGAGATCAGCCGCGACAACGGGGACGGCCCCGAGCCGGTGGTCATCCTCGGCCCCGGCGACGTGGCGGGCGAACAATCCTTCCTGGCGGGCAGCACCCACACGGCCACCGGCGTGGCCCTCACCCCCGCCGTCCTCCTGGACCTCGAGCGGGACGCGGTCCTTCAGAACCTGCGCGGGGACGGCAGCGCCGCCATCGCCGTGCTCAGCAAAGTGGCCAACGTCCTCCACCGGCGCATCCTCTACTCGGCCACGCCGCGGACAGGCCGCGAGCAGGCCTACGCCAGCGGCCGGACCCGCACCGAATCCGACCTGATCGGCCCCCTGGACGTCCCAGAGGACGCCCTGTTCGGGGTCCAGACCCTGCGGGCCGTCCACAACTTCCCCATCACGGGGACGCCCACGAGCCACTTCCCCGCCATGATCCGCGCCCTGGCCATGGTCAAGCAGGCCGCCGCCCGGGCCAATGCCAGCCTCGACCTGCTGGATCCCGCCATCGCGGACGCCATCGACCGGGCCTCGCAGGAAATCATCGACGGCCACTGGCACGGCCACTTCCCCACGGACATGATCCAGGGCGGCGCCGGCACCTCCACCAACATGAACGCCAACGAGGTGATCGCCAACCGCGCCCTGGAGCTGCTGGGCCGCCGGCGCGGCGAGTACGCCCACTGCCATCCCAACGACCACGTGAACCTCGGGCAGAGCACCAACGACGTCTATCCCACGGCCCTGCGCCTGAGCGCGATCTTCATGCTGAAGAACCTGCTGGACGCCATGGATCGGCTCAAGGCCGCCCTCCACGCCAAGGGCCGCGAATTCTCCGACGTCATCAAGATGGGCCGCACCCAGCTCCAGGACGCCGTGCCCATGACCCTGGGCCAGGAATTCGAAGCCTTTGCCGTCACCACGGGCGAGGACATCCAGCGCCTGAAGGAGACCGCGCGCCTGTTCCTGGAAGTGAACATGGGCGGCACGGCCATCGGCACCGGCATCTGCGCCGATCCCCGCTATCCCGAAGTGGTGGTCGCCGAGCTGCGCAAGGTGACGGGCCTGGAAGTGGTGCTGGCCGAGAACCTGGTGGAGGCCACGCCGGACACCGGGGCCTTCGTGATGTTCTCCGGCGTGGTCAAGCGCGCCGCCGTGAAGCTCAGCAAGCTGTGCAACGACCTGCGCCTGCTCAGCAGCGGTCCCCGCTGCGGCTTCGGCGAGATCAACCTCCCGCCCATGCAGCCCGGAAGCAGCATCATGCCCGGCAAGGTGAATCCCGTGATCCCCGAGGTCGTGAACCAGGTGGCCTACCAGGTCATCGGGAACGACCTGACCATCACCCTCGCCGCCGAGGCCGGCCAGCTCCAGTTGAACGTGATGGAGCCGGTCCTCGCCTACAGCCTGGCCACCAGCCTGCGCACGCTGACGGCGGCGGTGAACGTGCTCACCACCAAGTGCATCGTGGGCATCACTGCCAACCGCGACCGCTGCCGCGATCTGGTCGAGCACAGCATCGGCATCGTCACCGCCGTGATGCCCGCCATCGGCTACAAGCGCGCCACGGAAGTGGCCAAGGAGGCCCTGGAGACGGGCGTTCCCGTCCGGGAACTGATCCTCCGCAAAGGCTACCTCAGCGCCGCCGAACTGGACGAGGCGCTCAGCCTGGAGGCCATGACGCAGCCGCGGCCCATGCGCTGAAGGGCGCGGAGAGAGGCGGCTCCGCGCTATCCTGGCGGCTGATCCCCCCTTGATCGGCCGCCTTGCGAACGTCCCCGGAGCCGCCATGTCCTTCGAGAAGAAGATCGAGCTATTGAAGGCCAAGCACGCCCAGGCCCTGGCCGGGGGCGGCGAAGCGCGGATCGCGAAACAGCACGAAGGCGGAAAGCTCACCGCCCGGGAGCGGATCGCGGCGTTCCTCGACGAGGGCTCATTCGAGGAAGTGGACGCGCTGGTGGTCCACCGGAACTGGGGCGTGGAGAAGATTCCCGGGGACGGCGTCATCGCGGGCGTCGGGCGGGTGGACGGCCGCCCGGTGGCTGTGTTCGCCCAGGACTTCACCGTGTTCGGCGGTTCGCTCAGCGAAGCCTACGCCCGGAAGATCTGCAAGGTGATGGACCTGGCCATGAAGGTGGGCTGCCCGGTGGTCGGGCTCAACGACAGCGGGGGCGCGCGCATCCAGGAGGGCGTCGTCTCTCTCGGCGGCTACGCGGACATCTTCCTGCGCAATACGCTCGCCTCGGGCGTCATTCCCCAGCTCAGCCTGATCATGGGGCCCTGCGCCGGCGGCGCCGTCTACAGCCCCGCCATCACGGACTTCATCACGATGGTGCGGGGGACGAGCTACATGTTCGTCACCGGCCCCGACGTCATCAAGGCCGTGACGCACGAGGAGGTCACCAAAGAGGAGTTGGGCGGCGCCGCCACCCACGCAGCGAAATCCGGCGTGGCCCACTTCGTCACCCCCAATGACCTGGCCGCCCTGGCCCACGCCCGCGAGCTGCTGTCCTTCCTTCCCAGCAACAACCTGGGCGAGGCTCCCCGCCGCGCCCCAAAAGCCGCCATGCCCGTGGAGAATCCGGAGCTGGACCAAATCATTCCCGAGGATCCCTCCAAGCCCTACGACATCCGCGACATCATCCGCGGGGTGGTGGACGACGCCCATTTCTTTGAGGTGCACGAAGCCTTCGCGCCCAACCTGGTGGTGGGATTCGCGCGCATCGACGGGCGCAGCGTGGGCGTGGTGGCCAATCAGCCCGCCTTCTACGCCGGCGTTCTCGATATCGCGTCCAGCGAAAAGGGCGCCCGCTTCGTCCGCTTCTGCGACGCCTTCAACATCCCGCTCATCACCTTCGAGGACGTGCCCGGCTTCCTGCCCGGCGTCACCCAGGAGCACGGCGGCATCATCCGCCACGGCGCCAAACTGCTGTTCGCCTTCTGCGAGGCGACCGTCCCAAAGATCACCATCATCACCCGCAAGGCCTACGGCGGCGCCTACTGCGTGATGGCCAGCAAGCACATCCGCACGGACTTCAACTTCGCCTATCCCACCGCGGAGATCGCCGTGATGGGCGCCGAGGGCGCCATGAACGTGCTGCACGGCAAATCCATCGCCATCGCCCCCGATCCCGCCGCCCGCAAGGCGGAACTGGTGGCCGAGTACAACGAGAAGTTCGCCAACCCCTACATCGCCGCCGAGCACGGCTTCGTGGACGAAGTCATCCTTCCCCGCGACACGCGCCGGAAGCTGATCAAGGCCCTGGCCTTCCTCGAAACCAAGCGGGACACCATGCCTCCCAAGAAGCACGGGAACATTCCGCTGTAGGAGCCTTCATGCGCCGCCTCGTCTTCTGCCTGAGCCTCCCCCTCCTGGCCCAGGAGGGCTCCGCCGCCTTCTTCAAAGGCGATCCCAAGGCGGTGATGGCCGCCTGCGCCGATCGGGCCCGGACCATCGACGCCAAAGACTCCCGACTGCTGGCGGAGTACGGACGCGCCTACCTTTTGGCAGGCAGCCGCGACAAGGCGGAGGCCGCCTTCAAAGCCGCAGTCCGCTCCGATCCCAAGGACGGAGAAACCTACCGGCTCATCGCAGTGGCTTGGCTCTCCGCGGGACGGAGGCCCGAAGCCCTTGCAGCTTTCGAAACCATGCAGGCCGTGGACCCGAAGGCCCGGAATGTCTTCCAACGTGCCGCCGTCAATCTCCTGGATGCTGGTTGC comes from the Geothrix sp. 21YS21S-4 genome and includes:
- a CDS encoding aspartate ammonia-lyase is translated as MDAITSVLRRCEIFSGLSDADLGVIAQAARRREVPAGTRLFEQGEPRAGAIVIAEGRVEISRDNGDGPEPVVILGPGDVAGEQSFLAGSTHTATGVALTPAVLLDLERDAVLQNLRGDGSAAIAVLSKVANVLHRRILYSATPRTGREQAYASGRTRTESDLIGPLDVPEDALFGVQTLRAVHNFPITGTPTSHFPAMIRALAMVKQAAARANASLDLLDPAIADAIDRASQEIIDGHWHGHFPTDMIQGGAGTSTNMNANEVIANRALELLGRRRGEYAHCHPNDHVNLGQSTNDVYPTALRLSAIFMLKNLLDAMDRLKAALHAKGREFSDVIKMGRTQLQDAVPMTLGQEFEAFAVTTGEDIQRLKETARLFLEVNMGGTAIGTGICADPRYPEVVVAELRKVTGLEVVLAENLVEATPDTGAFVMFSGVVKRAAVKLSKLCNDLRLLSSGPRCGFGEINLPPMQPGSSIMPGKVNPVIPEVVNQVAYQVIGNDLTITLAAEAGQLQLNVMEPVLAYSLATSLRTLTAAVNVLTTKCIVGITANRDRCRDLVEHSIGIVTAVMPAIGYKRATEVAKEALETGVPVRELILRKGYLSAAELDEALSLEAMTQPRPMR
- a CDS encoding acyl-CoA carboxylase subunit beta — translated: MSFEKKIELLKAKHAQALAGGGEARIAKQHEGGKLTARERIAAFLDEGSFEEVDALVVHRNWGVEKIPGDGVIAGVGRVDGRPVAVFAQDFTVFGGSLSEAYARKICKVMDLAMKVGCPVVGLNDSGGARIQEGVVSLGGYADIFLRNTLASGVIPQLSLIMGPCAGGAVYSPAITDFITMVRGTSYMFVTGPDVIKAVTHEEVTKEELGGAATHAAKSGVAHFVTPNDLAALAHARELLSFLPSNNLGEAPRRAPKAAMPVENPELDQIIPEDPSKPYDIRDIIRGVVDDAHFFEVHEAFAPNLVVGFARIDGRSVGVVANQPAFYAGVLDIASSEKGARFVRFCDAFNIPLITFEDVPGFLPGVTQEHGGIIRHGAKLLFAFCEATVPKITIITRKAYGGAYCVMASKHIRTDFNFAYPTAEIAVMGAEGAMNVLHGKSIAIAPDPAARKAELVAEYNEKFANPYIAAEHGFVDEVILPRDTRRKLIKALAFLETKRDTMPPKKHGNIPL
- a CDS encoding lipopolysaccharide assembly protein LapB, which encodes MRRLVFCLSLPLLAQEGSAAFFKGDPKAVMAACADRARTIDAKDSRLLAEYGRAYLLAGSRDKAEAAFKAAVRSDPKDGETYRLIAVAWLSAGRRPEALAAFETMQAVDPKARNVFQRAAVNLLDAGCIQEAVALMEKSWAFDPRDYHNGKDFAFAALRNRLGDLAGEWMDRVHTLEPGDWKDRLAFAREALKVGNKDLAALWLERTVQARPKEERMWNELALLFAERENPAWPAHP